From Clavelina lepadiformis chromosome 9, kaClaLepa1.1, whole genome shotgun sequence, the proteins below share one genomic window:
- the LOC143471124 gene encoding uncharacterized protein LOC143471124 isoform X4 codes for MKTIPKLLLVVSLCVNIMFIYNYVKQYNRPTSVRRILVFPTSTNNSKTRPVKATFSERQNKDQFTFQGARSLIVGAYSEALQVKEFARKYFSKDLDLTTKSALEEDYSRNYLPFKDLTRKIQALVDAIYSQYHDNLTILGDLVQKRIQKLQCPRSKNRQTCRRGKKM; via the exons ATGAAAACAATCCCGAAATTGTTGTTGGTGGTTTCATTGTGTGTGAATATCATGTTCATATACAACTACgttaaacaatacaataggcctacatcaGTAAGAAGAATTTTAGTCTTTCCAACTTCTACAAATAACTCAAAAACGAG GCCCGTTAAGGCAACATTCAGTGAAAGACAAAATAAAG ATCAATTCACCTTTCAAGGGGCAAGAAGTTTAATTGTGGGAGCTTATTCAGAAGCATTGCAAGTGAAAGAGTTTGCGAGGAAATATTTCAGCAAAGATTTAGACTTGACAACAAAATCTGCCCTCGAAGAAGATTATTCTAGAAACTATCTTCCATTCAA AGATCTCACGCGAAAAATCCAAGCTCTTGTTGATGCCATTTATAGCCAATACCATGATAACCTGACGATTCTTGGAGATCTAGTTCAAAAAAGGATTCAAAAATTGCAG